In Streptantibioticus cattleyicolor NRRL 8057 = DSM 46488, a genomic segment contains:
- a CDS encoding purine-cytosine permease family protein — protein MERRSIEVVPDGERHGRPFSQFTLWLSANLQITAVVTGALAVVFGAAAPWAVAGLLIGNLLGGAVMALHAAQGPRLGLPQMISSRAQFGVRGAIVPLLLVVVMYVGFFAAGTVLAGQAVGHLTGLGDTPGIVLFALVTAAAAVAGYRVVHLLGRIAGLIGAVAFVFLGARLLERADLSALWHHHAFSLPLFLLAVSLSASWQLAFGPYVADYSRYLPRDTSGRSVFWWTLGGTTLGSQWSMTFGALAAATAGPAFTGHEVPYVVGLGGGGALMTGVLYLVIALGKLTINVLNTYGGFMSLATGVSALRRRRELSAGTRVAYIAGVMVAGTVVALLGKDSFLSSFKDFLLFLLAFFTPWSAINLADFYWVSKERYDLGALFDPAGRYGSWRWRTIAVYVVGVAAQLPFISSSFYTGPLVAPLGGADVSWLVGLVLTAALYVVCGAGRASGRSGAEPAGPRGARGEPGRDVNARV, from the coding sequence ATGGAACGCCGCTCGATCGAGGTGGTCCCGGACGGTGAACGGCACGGCCGGCCGTTCAGCCAGTTCACCCTGTGGCTCAGCGCCAACCTCCAGATCACCGCCGTGGTGACCGGCGCGCTGGCGGTGGTCTTCGGCGCCGCCGCGCCGTGGGCGGTGGCCGGTCTGCTGATCGGTAACCTGCTCGGCGGCGCGGTGATGGCGCTGCACGCCGCCCAGGGTCCCCGGCTCGGACTGCCGCAGATGATCTCCTCCCGGGCCCAGTTCGGGGTGCGTGGCGCGATCGTGCCGCTGCTGCTGGTGGTCGTGATGTACGTGGGCTTCTTCGCCGCCGGGACGGTGCTCGCCGGTCAGGCGGTGGGCCATCTGACCGGGCTCGGCGACACCCCGGGCATCGTGCTCTTCGCGCTGGTCACGGCCGCCGCGGCGGTGGCCGGCTACCGGGTGGTGCACCTGCTGGGCCGGATCGCCGGGCTGATCGGCGCGGTGGCCTTCGTCTTCCTCGGCGCCCGGCTGCTGGAGCGCGCCGACCTGTCCGCGCTCTGGCACCACCACGCGTTCTCGCTGCCGCTCTTCCTGCTCGCGGTCTCGCTGTCGGCCTCCTGGCAGCTGGCGTTCGGCCCGTACGTCGCCGACTACTCGCGCTATCTGCCGCGCGACACGTCGGGGCGGTCGGTCTTCTGGTGGACGCTGGGCGGCACCACGCTGGGCTCGCAGTGGTCGATGACGTTCGGCGCGCTGGCCGCGGCCACCGCGGGGCCGGCCTTCACCGGCCACGAGGTGCCGTACGTGGTGGGGCTCGGCGGCGGCGGCGCGCTGATGACCGGGGTGCTCTACCTGGTGATCGCGCTCGGCAAGCTCACCATCAACGTGCTCAACACCTACGGCGGCTTCATGTCGCTGGCCACCGGGGTGAGCGCGCTGCGCCGCCGCCGGGAGCTGTCGGCCGGGACGAGGGTGGCCTACATCGCGGGCGTGATGGTGGCGGGCACGGTGGTGGCGCTGCTCGGCAAGGACTCCTTCCTCTCCTCCTTCAAGGACTTCCTGCTGTTCCTGCTGGCCTTCTTCACCCCGTGGTCGGCGATCAACCTGGCCGATTTCTACTGGGTCTCCAAGGAGCGCTACGACCTCGGCGCGCTCTTCGACCCGGCCGGCCGCTACGGTTCCTGGCGGTGGCGCACCATCGCCGTCTACGTGGTCGGGGTCGCCGCCCAACTGCCCTTCATCAGCTCCTCGTTCTACACCGGCCCGCTGGTCGCCCCGCTCGGCGGCGCGGACGTCTCGTGGCTGGTGGGGCTCGTCCTCACCGCGGCGCTCTACGTGGTCTGCGGGGCGGGGAGGGCGTCCGGGCGCAGCGGGGCGGAGCCGGCGGGGCCGCGCGGCGCCCGCGGGGAGCCGGGGCGGGACGTCAACGCGCGGGTTTAG
- a CDS encoding MurR/RpiR family transcriptional regulator: MGSEDGGAARLMRLFDGHRLTPTQRRIAHCLVRRAADAPFLSSVEVAELAGVSQPSVTRFAVALGFDGYPALRRHLREVAPAPAADREADTGNEYQQAVHAEIENLRHLAALLADPEPVARAGELLAASRPLPVLGLRAAAAQARGFAYFAAKVHPDVRPLDESGTMLTDRIDAAVHAGATALLCFALPRHPREVVEALEYAKECGLTTVTVADSSFAPVAKHSDLLLPAAVGTALVFDTPCAPMLLGRVLLEAMCDHLPGAQARLEEFDARAAARGLFAD, translated from the coding sequence ATGGGGAGCGAGGACGGGGGAGCCGCGCGGCTGATGCGGCTCTTCGACGGGCACCGGCTGACGCCCACGCAGCGGCGGATCGCCCACTGCCTGGTACGGCGGGCCGCCGACGCCCCCTTCCTGTCCAGCGTGGAGGTGGCCGAACTCGCCGGGGTCAGCCAGCCGTCGGTCACCCGGTTCGCGGTAGCCCTCGGCTTCGACGGCTACCCGGCGCTCCGCCGCCACCTGCGCGAGGTCGCCCCGGCGCCCGCCGCCGACCGCGAGGCCGACACCGGCAACGAGTACCAGCAGGCCGTGCACGCCGAGATCGAGAACCTCCGCCACCTCGCCGCGCTCCTCGCCGACCCCGAACCGGTGGCCCGGGCCGGTGAACTCCTCGCCGCCTCCCGCCCGTTGCCGGTGCTCGGGCTGCGCGCCGCCGCCGCCCAGGCCCGCGGCTTCGCCTACTTCGCCGCCAAGGTCCACCCCGACGTGCGCCCGCTGGACGAGAGCGGCACCATGCTCACCGACCGGATCGACGCCGCCGTCCACGCCGGCGCCACCGCGCTGCTCTGCTTCGCGCTGCCCCGCCACCCCCGCGAGGTCGTCGAGGCCCTGGAGTACGCCAAGGAGTGCGGGCTGACCACGGTCACCGTGGCCGACTCCTCCTTCGCCCCGGTGGCCAAACACTCCGACCTGCTGCTGCCCGCCGCCGTCGGCACCGCGCTGGTCTTCGACACCCCCTGCGCCCCTATGCTGCTGGGCCGGGTGCTGCTGGAGGCGATGTGCGACCACCTGCCCGGAGCGCAGGCCCGGCTGGAGGAGTTCGACGCCCGCGCGGCGGCCCGCGGCCTGTTCGCCGACTGA